The window ctcttctctcttgaATGATGGCTATATCCTGGTTTGTTAAGAGTTTATGACTCTTTGTGACTGTAGGTTAGCTCTTAAGGCCTTCACGGATCAGAAAAGGCGTTTCTTTCCACACATTGACGATGGACTGAAGGAACCAAGATTAAAGAAACATCGTGCCTCCCATTCACTATTGGAACATGGAGGAGAGGAGCCGTTTGATTACAAAACATTGCCTGATATACAATTGCGTTTAGAGAAGCTGGTTCCGAATGTGAAGATGTCTACATATGGACGGTTGAGCTGGCTCAAAAGAGCTAATTCTTTACCTGTGTCAGGCAGTGATGATGATCCAGCAGAAGCATCGAAACTTGTTTTTCAGAATTCTAGTAAGCTGAGATCAGGGTTAGAGGCTGAGGTCGCTGATAAAGTTGCTGTGATTGAGTTGTATGTTCCATCTGTGTTCAGAGCTGTGGTCTCGTTGAATCCGGCTGGTTCTGTTGATCCAGATTCTGTTGCGTTCTTCTCTCCAGATGAGGTAACTTCCATTAGTTAAAACTGATCTTCAGAGGATGTTGTTTTTTGCTTCATCCCTTCACTTCTTTATAGGGAGGCAGCTACTTACATTCGAGAGGCTTCTCGGCTCATCATGTTTACAAACACATCACGGTAACAGAGAGTGCAACTGGTGTTACGAATTTGATTGATTAGGAACTTGCGTTAATTAGCTTTTTCTTGCAGGAACATGCTTCTACGGCCTTGCAATATTTCCTCGGCTTTGGTACCGGAACAGCTCTGTACTCTCTTCTGGTAAAAAGATTTAGCAAGAACTCATCTGTCTTTGGATAACATAAACCATTACTTTCTTTTGGATCCATGGAAGTTAATTTACACATTTTCTTGTCCTCTAATGCAGCTATGGATATGCAGTTTTGAATCCCTATTTAGTAAATCGTGCAGGTAATAATAGGCCAGTCTATAAGATTCTTGTGCATTGAAGCACTCGTGTTAACAGCGGAGTGAACTTTTCACATCTCTTATGGTGCAGTAAATGTGGAAGGCTATTAGCGATGGATAAAAAATCTGCTCTAATTCTACCTCCTCTACACCGTGCTTACCAAGAATTGCCTCTTGCAGCCAACATAGATGTTTGTGAAGCTTACCATGGCGGTTGCTCTCCAGATGATTCTTAATAATCCAGTGGTTAGGGAGGATCAATTAGAAGGTTATAGAACTTGCATCTTAGAGCATTTTGCATGGATCTGTAATATCTAGTTTTCTCTTTGACCCCTCTTGTTTGTATCCAACGTTGAGGTTAAG of the Brassica rapa cultivar Chiifu-401-42 chromosome A03, CAAS_Brap_v3.01, whole genome shotgun sequence genome contains:
- the LOC103859315 gene encoding mediator of RNA polymerase II transcription subunit 27, which codes for MQQSQLLQNPADSANNQSEPDAPPKQVAQAMDRLNQAARAIADIRLGADRIFEAVFLTSHPRSSSTTDTSLQLLLREDASMRQHLHDLRSIGKKLEESGVLTESLRSRSNSWGLHMPLVCPDGAVVAYAWKRQLAGQAGASAVDRTRLALKAFTDQKRRFFPHIDDGLKEPRLKKHRASHSLLEHGGEEPFDYKTLPDIQLRLEKLVPNVKMSTYGRLSWLKRANSLPVSGSDDDPAEASKLVFQNSSKLRSGLEAEVADKVAVIELYVPSVFRAVVSLNPAGSVDPDSVAFFSPDEGGSYLHSRGFSAHHVYKHITEHASTALQYFLGFGTGTALYSLLLWICSFESLFSKSCSKCGRLLAMDKKSALILPPLHRAYQELPLAANIDVCEAYHGGCSPDDS